Below is a window of Candidatus Bathyarchaeota archaeon DNA.
ACTCTGCGTAGCTTCTGTGCAAAGAGATCATTACAGCATCCTTTCCCATACCTTGAGCTTTTGAGGCAAATATAATGTTAGGATGTTTATTCAACCATTTTTGTCCCTTCTCAATCAGTTCTTTTGATCTTGGCACCTTGTAAACGCCCGTGGTAATAGCCATGATTTCAAATCCTATCTTAGCGAAGTCGGGGATGATCGTGAAGTCTCTTATGGTTCCATTCTTCACAAGCTTACTTCTCGTTCTGGTTACAGTTGGCTGTGACACTCCAACAAGCTCTGCTAGTTTCCTATCACTCTTCTTGGAATCCTTTAGCAATTCCACAAGAACCTTTTTCATTACCTTTTTCATCAGCATCACCGCTCAACTGCATGCATTTGTATCACCTGCAAATTAACCTTTCTGCACGTACATGCAAGCCCTCTCTTCTTTTTTTCTATCGTTAGTTTTTTAGATGCATGCATGGCGCTCAAAGCGTGGCTCATACTTGAAGATAGAATCCCCGAATTATGTCCTGTCTCGAGACGA
It encodes the following:
- a CDS encoding Lrp/AsnC family transcriptional regulator; protein product: MLMKKVMKKVLVELLKDSKKSDRKLAELVGVSQPTVTRTRSKLVKNGTIRDFTIIPDFAKIGFEIMAITTGVYKVPRSKELIEKGQKWLNKHPNIIFASKAQGMGKDAVMISLHRSYAEYDLFINDLKAELGELIEGSENMLVSLKGFVAKPFGLKYLAELIETW